A segment of the Brienomyrus brachyistius isolate T26 chromosome 4, BBRACH_0.4, whole genome shotgun sequence genome:
tatggtgacagatataaatctcatgtgaaatactggtgcagtggGAATTATAGGttttcatgtactcccatagtagacactgactctccacaggagggtaaaatgTCAGTCAGAGATAATCCTGACCAgcaagtcttcactgtgaccatgaaCAATCTGACAACTAGCGACACTGAtaagtactggtgtggtgtgaagatcaatGGAGGTTCAGATGCTGGAGCATCACTtgacctgtcagtcactgagggtaagatgtctgtactgcagcctgcagccaatgagatgcacagtatgtaagatgtcagtcagtcagaaaggaaggacacaaagacagaaagaaaaaaaatattttaacattttaaagatttatagaaTAGATTCTGAATTTTACTTTTGTTCAATAGCATGATTGAGATCATTGAAAAGTAACATCATTTTAAATAAGTTGTCTTTCACTCCACAGCAGCTAATTAACCTCTAGCTGGTAGAGACTGGGGGCAGCGTGGGGGCCTCatacctccaggcttgtggtttcgatatctggcccccagctctctgtcctCTTGTTTAGTTTTAGatgtttataaaaagtatggtaACATTAATATAAACGTGTAACTGGTTCATGGTTTATGCAAAGTATATTTTATTCTGAACTGTGTAAATATCACAGTGTTTCTTCCTATTCCGTGTGTTTAGGTtccccagggctgtcagtggacaaacaggaggtgacgggtgtggaaggagacagtgtcagtgttcagtGTCGCTATAAATACAATTATGGTCAGAAGCTGTGGTGTAAGGCTGGAGGCTCCTGTGTATCAGAGAGATCTgtgagtttggatgggaggcctgtcctgatcagggatgacagagATAATAAAGTCTTCAATGTGACAATGAagggactggagaggaaggacacaggCTGGTACTGGTGTACTGCTGATATCTGGCAGatcccagttcatattactgtcaaTCAGACAATTACAACCACAACCAGCACTGATCGTAAGTAACCAATTAAAATCTGTCTGTGAATCATTTGTGCTTCAGTATAAACAGATTCATGCTAAATGACCCCAACAGATTCACCCAcggggtctctgctttttgtgggaaaatctgtggggggcgggggagttaacagggtattaccaacaagcaccagggtgaaTAAAGTAACGTAAAAATATCTTTATCATCTCCTGCAGTATGAAATTATCACCTTGTTGGTCATAGTGCAGTAATGTGATGAATAGACTATTAATATGAAAGACATTTAAAGactgacaatctgacagctgaaacATAAAGAGGCCTGAAGTCAGAAGTAAATTTCCTGTAGGGGGTTACGCTGCCCCCAGTTCCTCCTGAAGCCCACAGTCACTTCCTCGGTCCTGTCGATGTTTAGCAGCAGACTGTGGGCCTTGcaccactccagcagctctctcCCCCCTGTCTGTACGCAgactcgtccccccccccccccccatgaggcCCGTCATGATGCTGTCGTCTGCATACTTTATGATGTGGTTAGAGGTGGTCTTGGCGGAGCAGGCGGATGTCAGCAGTGTGAATAGTAGGGGGCAGAGGCAGTGGCCTGGGGGAGTTCCTGTGCTCAGACTGACGGGGGCAGAAGTGATGTTTCCTGTCCTGACAGACTGTGGTCTCTCTcagaaagtacagggtctggtTGCAAAGTTACATTTTCAGCCCAAGATGGAGCAGAGTTTGGGTTAATAGTTGTGGAATTACCATGGTGATGGTCACCTTACATAGCAGTCCTTATTCTCCAGGTGTATCAGTGTGGTATGAAGGGCTGGGGTTATGGCGCCCTCTGCAGGCTGGTTGGACGGTATGCAAACTGGTGTGGATGAAGGGAGACAGGGAGGTTTGCTTtgatgtgtcacatgaccagcagCTCAATGCACTTCATTATGATGGAGTGAGAGCTATGGGTGGATAATCATTAAGCACTGGAGCTTCTTAGGCACCGTATGACTGTGGCAGTTTATAGGCAGTTGGGGATACATGCTTGTCTGAGTGAGGTGTTAAAGACGTCTGTCATGCCATCTGTTAGCTCATGGGCACAGTCCCTAAGAACCCGACCTGGGATATTGTCAGGACCAGCAGTCTTATGTGGGTTCACTTTACACAGAGTGTTCCTCACTTCCACTGTGGATGGGTGGGGCGTCTGTTcattggtgggagggggggccctTCTCAGCTTTGTTGTGCGTCACATCAAACCAGGCAAAGAGGTAGTTAagcctgtctgggagggaggtgTCACAATCCATGGTATGTGAGGGGGTGTTGTAATCTGTGAGGGGGAAAATGCCACATTCGCCCATGGATATTTTTGTCCATAAGTCCTCCTTGCGGCTCTGATGATCCGTGACAGAGCGGCTCTAGCTGCCCTTAGGCCCACAGGGTCGCCAGACCTgaaggccacgccccctgcttttaGCCTGCTGTGGACGTCCACTGTGACCCAGGGCTTAATGAATTACTTAATCGTTATGTATCTTTCATCACAAATAGCCACAATATTCAGTacttactgagttattactataTTACTTGTGCCCATTTTATACATGAGCTTTTCCTtttgagtctttcctgcctgacAGAACAGAGCTTTTCCTTTTCCCTCTAATCAGAAACCACAGTCCTCACTCCAGTTTTTGTTTCTGTCTCAGAGACCATCAAGCTGCCTGCTCCTAGATCGACCCCCACAGGAGCGAATGATAAGTGGCAGAGGTTAGTATTCAGCTCATCATGCTACAGCATCTGACTGATcatacagtaatgggaaacgCATGTTAGTTTTATGAAAATAAGAATATTGtgtctattttatttttttttattattatatacctgagacagcatcccatccaggatgagcctctgccttgtgctctgtgctgctggggatagactgcaggcctgtttggaagatggatggatggatggatggatgatggatggatggatggatggatggatggattttacaaaACAGTATAACATGTAATCTAATAGACAGGGATGCACATAACTGGTGTTCAAGCACTTATTAGCTGTATAAAGGTTCACATGCATGGTGATTTTTGCCATAACAgcacaaatacacattaaataaatgtgCATTTGCTTCAATTTGACAAGAAGTTGCAGCGCATATTGCTTTATACAGTGAATGCATGCTTGTGCACCAGGTATGTGCATCACTGCTAATAATAGTACTGAAATTGGCAGTTTAAATTCTCCAGCTATTCTCATGCTCTTGGTTAacgtctcctgttcctcacttgtagcctgtgtaatagtacagatgtggctgtaccatGCTGGTATAAATCGTGTAAGACTTCACTGTtcaaatccaccctcttattcagctctttggtccagcttgTTTCTGTATGTAGGGCTGGGCTCattggtgctgctgttgatcatcatcatcatcacatggAAAGTGTGGGACAAACACAGTGAGTATCTGCTGATGCAGACGGTGTGTAAGTGACCTGACTGTCTGAGCAGTGATGCATGTCCCTCTGCACTCCTGTAAGCAGCAGCTAAAACTTCATGCTTTTATCCTTTTCCAAAGACGGctggacagagacacagacagcagcATTCAGACACACAGATTATACAGTAAcattaaaacacaaaacatGGTCACAGCCACTTTGGGAACACAGActaaaaacagaactaaaaacTGCAATGGAGCAAACAGGAAATCCAGGCATGAACGCAATACTGATTTTGGAAGGAACTACGTTacgtaaggggggggggggggggggggggacagtgctGTGGAGACCGGGCGTTACAAACCACAGGATGGAGACACTGTGATATGGTTCAGACAGCGTTTGCTCTTTATTTCACTTTGATAAAAGCAAACagcgacacacacaggcagattcGAACTATTTAATTACTTTGGGAACAGATTTGTTAAGGTTGTCAATTTAGCCCGCAGCCTCAGTGAGGTTAAGTACTTAACTTGGTTTGTAAACATCGTCTGATACTGCAGCTTGTCAGAGGGGATGATGCCATGGTGCCACAACATTAACAAAATACCAATATTACACTCAGTGACAAAGAAATCAAGCACCCAGAGGTAATGGTCtgatttggatgtaatttggtacatgtgcagaccagtgatgggtatgtaaatgattcaatgtGCAAGGAGCTGGCAAGTCTAGTCACCAATGTCATATCGTGCTATTGCCCGGCATGtggggcatgcagatgtcacagtcGCCCGATGTTGGAACCAATGGACACATGAGGGCAACCACACACGTCATGAAGGTTCCAGTcctccaagacagaccacaacAAGGGAGAATCGTTGTA
Coding sequences within it:
- the LOC125740088 gene encoding CMRF35-like molecule 1 isoform X8; its protein translation is MDPLMLLFLFIAGLTGADSVTKASDVSAWRGGSATLSCFYADRYKTHVKYWCKGLSWSSCTPIVSTDSPQEGKVSIRDYPDQRVFTVTINSLTAGDSGYYSCGVKINERSESGNWVELSVTDGVSTLNTVTVQRGGSVTIPCFYGDRYKSHVKYWCSGNYRFSCTPIVDTDSPQEGKMSVRDNPDQQVFTVTMNNLTTSDTDKYWCGVKINGGSDAGASLDLSVTEGSPGLSVDKQEVTGVEGDSVSVQCRYKYNYGQKLWCKAGGSCVSERSVSLDGRPVLIRDDRDNKVFNVTMKGLERKDTGWYWCTADIWQIPVHITVNQTITTTTSTDQTIKLPAPRSTPTGANDKWQSLFLYVGLGSLVLLLIIIIITWKVWDKHKKKMVRSQDPGSTELTVNPDHEYAAVDRTGIIEGAPPDQASEEPGADVTYSSIVLSGPEQVSSRCSSHHPAVTPASDVVYSSVALKHRE